A window of Mustela nigripes isolate SB6536 chromosome 9, MUSNIG.SB6536, whole genome shotgun sequence contains these coding sequences:
- the IZUMO3 gene encoding izumo sperm-egg fusion protein 3 isoform X1 — protein sequence MGDLWLLLLLPLSLAAYHGVKGCLECDPKFAENIRFLLAEMVPSEVPGRVHLLERQIKEMIRLSIKVSHRDKTLRVLAVDDVIKLRIWLKNELYKLGNETWKGAFIFQGKLLNVRLNLESKLKEMLKNFSDVACSEDCVMTESPILDCWTCLRINSPCFRGEYCGEENPKKAENREIALFLILLTEVVILGSALILFHICVLHRRKMKGIRRSLKKYLEKKLEELMGMTDEKAKDDLGIR from the exons ATGGGAGACCTGTGGttgctcctgctcctgcccctgtcCCTGGCAGCCTACCATGGGGTCAAAGGCTGCTTGGAATGTGACCCCAAATTTGCAGAAAATATTAGGTTCTTGCTGGCAGAGATGGTACCCTCAGAAGTCCCGGGCCGAGTTCATCTGCTTGAACGGCAAATTAAGGAGATGATCCGTTTAAGCATCAAGGTCTCCCACAGGGACAAGACGCTTCGGGTATTGG CTGTTGATGATGTTATCAAGTTGAGAATATGGCTGAAGAATGAACTTTATAAACTGGGCAATGAAACATGGAAAG GTGCCTTTATCTTTCAAGGCAAGCTTCTCAACGTCCGCCTAAACCTGGAATCCAAACTGAAAGAGATGTTAAAGAACTTCTCTGACGTTG CTTGTTCTGAAGATTGCG tCATGACTGAAAGTCCTATCCTGGATTGTTGGACCTGCCTTCGCATCAACTCCCCATGCTTCAGAGGAGAGTATTGTGGAG aaGAGAATCCAAAGAAGGCTGAGAATCGAGAGATTGCACTATTTCTGATATTGCTCACAGAAGTTGTGATATTGGGAAGTGCTTTGATACT ATTCCATATTTGTGTGCTTCATCGGAGGAAAATGAAGGGAATACGAAGGTCATTAAAGAAATACTTGGAGAAGAAACTTGAAGAATTAATGGGGATGACAGATGAGAAGGCAAAGGATGATTTGGGAATCAGATAG
- the IZUMO3 gene encoding izumo sperm-egg fusion protein 3 isoform X2, with the protein MGDLWLLLLLPLSLAAYHGVKGCLECDPKFAENIRFLLAEMVPSEVPGRVHLLERQIKEMIRLSIKVSHRDKTLRVLAVDDVIKLRIWLKNELYKLGNETWKGAFIFQGKLLNVRLNLESKLKEMLKNFSDVVMTESPILDCWTCLRINSPCFRGEYCGEENPKKAENREIALFLILLTEVVILGSALILFHICVLHRRKMKGIRRSLKKYLEKKLEELMGMTDEKAKDDLGIR; encoded by the exons ATGGGAGACCTGTGGttgctcctgctcctgcccctgtcCCTGGCAGCCTACCATGGGGTCAAAGGCTGCTTGGAATGTGACCCCAAATTTGCAGAAAATATTAGGTTCTTGCTGGCAGAGATGGTACCCTCAGAAGTCCCGGGCCGAGTTCATCTGCTTGAACGGCAAATTAAGGAGATGATCCGTTTAAGCATCAAGGTCTCCCACAGGGACAAGACGCTTCGGGTATTGG CTGTTGATGATGTTATCAAGTTGAGAATATGGCTGAAGAATGAACTTTATAAACTGGGCAATGAAACATGGAAAG GTGCCTTTATCTTTCAAGGCAAGCTTCTCAACGTCCGCCTAAACCTGGAATCCAAACTGAAAGAGATGTTAAAGAACTTCTCTGACGTTG tCATGACTGAAAGTCCTATCCTGGATTGTTGGACCTGCCTTCGCATCAACTCCCCATGCTTCAGAGGAGAGTATTGTGGAG aaGAGAATCCAAAGAAGGCTGAGAATCGAGAGATTGCACTATTTCTGATATTGCTCACAGAAGTTGTGATATTGGGAAGTGCTTTGATACT ATTCCATATTTGTGTGCTTCATCGGAGGAAAATGAAGGGAATACGAAGGTCATTAAAGAAATACTTGGAGAAGAAACTTGAAGAATTAATGGGGATGACAGATGAGAAGGCAAAGGATGATTTGGGAATCAGATAG